AATGGCACAATTGCATCCTTCAGGCGGTAGTTAAACCCACCCATAATGTCGCACTCCGGGTTAATTTTCACCTGCATGTAAGCACCGCCCACCGTTTCCTCCGCATTACCCTGACGCATATATAAAAGGTGAGGTGTAACCCCGATCATATCTGTTATTTTGATGCGGGTACCGCCATGTATGAGGTAACGCATCGGCAACTTGTGTGTGTTTTCATCTTCAGCCACGAACGGATCTTCCGGCTGCGTAAGGCGTGCTACTGCAACGCCCGCAAATGGATTGAACATATGTTGCGGATCGCCGTCGAAATAGAGCGCTCCGGCACTTGCGTCGAATACCGTTGACGATGTTGCTTTCAATGTTTCGCCAGATGGAATGCTTGGATCAAAACCGGACACCGGGTTGTACTGGCTGCCCATCTGGAATTTCGTTTGGTCAACGCGGCGGTTAATCAATCCCGCCTGCAAACCGAAAACCAGGCGCTGTGAACCTTCGCGGCCAAACTTGATACCGCTGTAGGATACAGATGCCATTCCATTAAAATAATTATAGCCCGCCTCACCGGCTGCCATGTTGAGCGCAGTAATACCGACACCAATGTTTTTCTCGGTGGCCGCATCAAATGATACTGCCGTAGTTGAGTACGGATGGCCAATATTAGTACCTTGTGTACGATGGTTTACGGTAATGCGGTAATCACCGTCGATGATACCCGCCAATGAAGGATTTAACCATAAGGGATAGGCATAATACTGTGCGAAGTGAGGGTCTACCTGGGCCGATGCAAGTTTCGGGAGACAGGCAGCAACGGTCAACATTACGAAGATGGAAACTCTTCTCATATGAATGCTTTTTCTTGGTTCTTAATTTACCGGAATGGATCGCCCGGGGAGGCGCCATTCCGGCTTTATTACATGATCCGCTGGATATGCGGGATTAACGTATAAGTGTTACAGTACCACGTTTGTTGATCTTCGTGCCATCCTGCATGGTCGACACGAACTCATAAACGTATACACCGACAGGCTGCTTCGTACCGCTCATGGTACCATCCCATCCTTTCGCCTTATCTCTCGACTCGAACACCAGCTGACCCCACTTGTTGAAGAGGCGGAAGGTCATGCTTTGGATCGTGTTACCATATACATAAAGGATATCGTTCACACCATCATTGTTCGGCGTAAAGGCGTTCGGGATGAATACTGAGTTACCGTCAGGATTTTCCGATGTACCGGAAGCCCCCAGGAACCAGCCACTATTCGCACAGGCGTTGGCACCTACCGCACGGACCGTCAGCGTCACTGTTTGACCAGGTAACAGGTTTTGTATGGTGTGGGTAGTACCGGTAAGTCCAGAGCTAGGTGTTTGCACCGTTACACCTCCATCAGTCGATACCTGGTAAGCAATGGCGCCTACAACAGCATTCCACTGGAAGGTGATCGATGTTGGCTCGGTATCCAGTACGGTTACGGTCGGCATTGGCAGCGGCGATAATACCGTTACAACTACCGGCATACGTACCAGGCTTACGCAACCACTTGGCAGGGCTGCATCCACATAGTAGGTAGTAGTGGTTGTGAGCAGCGGTGTGATGAACACGTTACCGGTAAATACTGGTGTTGCATCCAACAAACCAGTGTACCAACGGAAGGTCACACCTGGTGTAAGCGACGTAGCAGTGAGCGTATCCCTGTTGTTCGCACAGATGGCCACATCATGACCAACTACTACCGGTGCTACCGGCGAAACAGCAACCGTAGCCGTAGCCTGTGCCCTGGCGCTGCTTACGCAGTTACCACCGGCAACCGCTTCCACATAATAGGTCACATTACCGGAAAGCGCCGTCGTAACGAAAGTAGATCCGGTGAATACCAGGCTACCGCCAGTCGGTGCATCATACCAACGATAAGTGAGGTTCGGCAACGGTGCTTGTATTGCAAAGGTCGCAGTCGCACCCACGCAGGTTGTTACTACACCTGCACTTGCCAGCACCGGTACCGAAGGTGCATCTGCCGCCGTAACAGCTACCACCGTACGGGAAGCACTTACACATGTACCGCTCGTTGTGGCAGCTTCCACATAATAGGTTGTGTTAGCATTGATCGCCGGCGTAGTAAACTGCGGACCTGTAAAGATCAACGTACCACCTGTCGCTGCGTCGTACCACCTGTAAATCAACTGATCGTCCTGAGAAGTAACGCTAAGGGTTGCCGTGTTGCCGCGACAAACATCTACGCTGGCCGACGTAACTGACGGTGGTGCCGGCGTATTGAGAATTTCGACGATCGCCGTCGTTCGGGTTGCACTGTTGCAATTGCCTGCACTCATCGCTTCCACATAGTAGGTAGTTCTGACATTCACCGCTGGTGTGGTAAAATCAGCGCCCGTACCTACCTGATTGCCGCCGGTCGCGGCATCGTACCAGCGATAAGTGAACCCTGGCTGTGGATTTTGTACACTGAAGGTGACACTGTTGCCCGCACATGCAGAGATGTTATTATTAACGAGCACCACTGTTCCGGCACCATTAGATACCGTTACCGATACCGCCGCACGGGTGGCACTGATACAGTTGCCTGTAGTTGCCTGTACATAATAAGTCGTAGTGGCCGACAGCGCTGGCGTTGTGAAGTAAACACTGTCTGCTGCCAGCAGGTTACCGCCTGTAGGTGCATCGTACCACGCGTAGTCAACACCCGCTTGTGGATTCAACACCTGCAGCCTAGCACTGTTGCCCGCACAAATGGTTACACCGGTAGACACAGCCGGTACTAATGGCGCATCTGTTACACTCACCGTAGCCACTGCCCTAGCATTGCTTACGCAACCGCCTGGCTGGCTAGCTTCTACATAGTAAGATGTATTAGCGTTGATCACCGGAGTTGTAAACGTTTCGCCGGTAAATACTACGTTACCACCAACACCCGCATCGTACCAGGTATAAGTAACACCCGTGATCGGGTTATTGATGGCCAGTGTAGTAGTGTTACCACGACAAACGGTAACGTTCGGACTTGTAAGTGTAGGTGTATTCGGTGTCGCATTCGCCGTAATTGATACTGATGCACGGCCGTTGCTGGAACAGTTGTTCGCATTAACGGCAGATACATAGTAAGTCACATTGCCCGTCAGCGGCGGTGTGCTGAAGCTGGTACCAATCGCCAGCGGCGTACCGCCGGTTGGCACGTTGTACCAGGTATATGTAACACCTGCAACAGGATTTTGGATGGAAAGATTGGCAATAGTACCCAAGCAGGTAACTGGTGTCGGGTTGATGATAACCGGCAGACCAGGAGCCGCACTTACGTTGATCACTACCTGCACCCTCGTGCTACCGCCGGCGCATGCGCCACCTGTAGTGGAGGCCTCTGCATAGTAAATAGCGCTGGAGGTAAGTACAGGCGTGGTAAACGATGTACCACTTGCCACTGGTGTACCGCCTGATAGTGACGTATACCAGTTGTACACGGTACCCGCTGCAGGCGTTACTACATTCACTGTAGCAGTGCTGCCCGCACAGATAGATTGGTTAGCATTATCCAGTACTGGTGGCTGTACATTTGTACCAACCGTTACTGTTACGGCCACGCGACCGCTCGCGTTTGCACAGGTGCCGTTATTCGCTTCTGCGTAGTAAACCGTAGTGGTGGTAAGTGCCGGAGTTGTAAACACGCTGTCGCTTGACAGGAGGCTGCCATTCACAGCCGCATCGTACCAACGTACCAGACTACCGTCGGAAGTATTGGCTTTGAGGGTAGCGGTTTGTCCGGCACAAATAGTGGTATTACCACTGGTAATAACGGGCGTCTGCGGAACCGGCCTTACATTCACCGTTACTTGCGTACGGATCGGGTTCGGACAGCCGTTTGATTTACGAACGCTCTCCACGTAATAAGTGGTAACCGCATTCAGCTGTGGTGTGGTGAAGGTGTTACCTGTCGCCAGTGGCGTACCACCGGTTGGCACATCATACCAGTTGATATTGGCAGAATCGGAAGCTGTTGCTGTCAACGTTACTGTTGAACCTGCACATATATTGGCTGGTGCCGCTACTACCGGCGCTGCAATCACGCGGTTGCCATAATAGACTCTCAGTTCGCTGAGTGCGAGCGCAAGACCTGAGTTCAGGCGTATCTCCACCCTGTCGAACGTAGCGGCAGGAGCGAACGATACGATTACCTGGCCTGTTGCACCACCCAGTACATCCAGCTTAATAAGACCATCGTTGAGAGTTACGCGGTCGTTGTTGTAAGTAGCACCATTGTAGGAAGCTACTGTTACCGCACCCAGTAACCCAGCACTGATAACGCTGCCCGGCATTTCCAGTTTCAGGCGAACAGAATCGCCAGGACCGGTAGCGTAAGGGAATACCAGGTTTTGCTGAACATAACCGCCCACACCTAACACCACATTCAGCGATGAATAGTTGTTAAGATCGTTATCGATCGCATTATCAGGGTTCGTTACGGTACAACCGATACAAAGCCCGCTGGTAGTATTTGTTTGTGCAGCTGCGATATCACAACCAGGATTGAAGTTGCGGTCTACATTGATGATAACCGCCGTACGGGCACTGCTCGCACAACCGGTAGCGTTAGACACTGTTTCTACAAAGTAGCGGGTAGTGTTAGAAAGCGCCGGAGTGGTAAAGCTTGTGCCGGTAGCCAGCGGAGAAGTGCTGGTAGAATCTGCATACCAACGGAACGTTACATCCGCTGTAGCAGAAGTCGCGGTAAAGGTAGCTGTTTGACCGTAAGCCACCTGGCCGCTGGCCGGGTTGATCGTAACAGTCGGCGCGGCCGGCCTTGCATTTACCTGTACAGTTACCGCAGTGCGGTTGGTGCTGGAACACTGTCCGGCATCCACACCTGCATAATAAGTAGTATTCGCATTAAGCGCAGGCGTAGTAAATGTATTGCCTGTCGCGATAGCGGTATCTGCAGTTGCGCTTGCATACCATTTAATGGTACCGCCCGCGACATTCGTTGACGCAGAAAGCGTCACGCTGCTGCCTTCACAGGCAACTGGTGCAGTGGTGTTGATCACTGGCGCCGGTGGCACCGCGGTTACATTCACTTGCACAGCAGTGCGCGCAGTGCTGGTACAACCGCCGGCATTCACCGCATCTACATAATAAATTACGGAACTATCGAGTGCTGCAGTCGTGAAGCTGCTGCCTGTAAACAGCGCAGTACCGCCCGTTTGCTGGCTACACCAATTGAAGGTAGCGCCTGCAGGACCAGTAGCCGTGAGTACGGCAGTATTACCTGCGCAGATCGTTACACTCGGACTTGTGACAGTTGGCGCGGTCACAACAGGCGCCACGATTACCCGAACCGCAGAACGTTTCGGATTAGCACAACCGCTCAGTGTACGTACAGATTCTACATAGAATACCGTATCTGCAGTGAGTACAGCAGTTTGATAAGCGTTACCCGTGAAGAATGGCGAACCGCCCGTAGCAGTAGTGTACCAGTTAAAGGTAGCACCCGCCACCGGCGAAGTCACTGCCAGCGAGGCCGTGTTGCCTGCGCAGATCGTAACTGTATCTTCCTGGAAGGTAGGACTTGCTATTTTACGGGACGCGTAATTCAGGTATACAGAAGTAAGCACACCGGCCGCACCTGAATTGAGGCGAATTTCCACCCGGTCGTACGGAGCGGAAGCGGCGAAGGTGAGAACAGCAGTACGCGTATCTGCCAGCAGGCTGAGTTGCAACAGGCTGGAGTTAAGCGACTGACGATCATTATTGAAAGTAGCACCATTGTAAGTAGCTACTTGTACAGTGCTCAGTAAACCGATGTCGGTTAACGATGCAGGCAGCGATATGGAGAAGCTGATGCTATCGCCGGCATTACCTGCATTCGGGAAGATGAGTGTCTGCTGTGCATAACCACCCAGTAATCCAACCCCTACGCGCAGGTCCGAACCGGTAGAGGCGTCGGTATCTACGGCCAGACCCGGATTGTTCACACCGCAAAGCAGGCATATGCCATTTACGCTGTTAGTTTCGGAGGTTGCCGCATCACAAGGCACATCGTTATTGCCGCCGCCGCTCACTACCACTGAAGCAGTGGAGCGAACAAGCGTATTACAACTGGTAGTATTGGATATCGCTTCTACATAATAAGTAGTATTAGCGACTAATGAAGGCGTGGTATAATTAGCACCGGTAAAGATGCTCGTGCCGCCCGATGCCTGTGTAAACCAGTTAAAGGTTACGTCCGGCGTGGCAGACGAAGCCACAAAGCTGGCCGTCTGACCCAGCGCGATGTTGGCGATCGGTGGTGTTACGACTACGTTAGCCGGCGCATCGTTCACTGTTACGTTCACCGCCAGGCGCGAGGTGCTGGCGCAGGTATTGCTGCGGGCTTCTACATAGTAAGTGCTGGAGGTAGATAATCCAGGCGTTGTGAATGTGGCACCGCTGTCGAGTGGAAGACCTCCGGTAGCAGCATTGTACCAGTAGAAGGTTGCGCCTGCAGGCCCGTTCGCGATAAACGTTACGCTGTCGCCCGCACAAGCTGAGAGACTGGCGGCAGTTACTGTCGGCACAGCTGGCGGTGTATTCACCGTTACGGCTACCGGAACGCGTATACCGTTTTCACAACCGAATTTTCCTGTACCTACATAAAAGGTTTGAGAGCTTGTCAACACCGGCGTAGTGTAAGTGGTGGTATTTGATGCCAGCAGATTACCACCTGCAGGTGCATCGTACCAGTTAACTGTAGCGCCCGCAGGAGCGGTAACGCTCAGCGTAGCAGCTGCATTGGTACAAAGGTCTAAATTAGCGCTCGCAGGCATTGCCTGTGGTATGGTTACCGCCGCATAATAAACCCTTAATTGCGGCAATGCACTGATCAGACCATTAATAGATACAAGTACGCCGTTGAAGGCATTTTCTGCCGCGAAGGACACACGATATTTATTAGTGCCGCTGATGAGTTGCAGGTTGATCAGCCCATTGTTCAGACCGCGCGTATCGCCATTAGATGTAGTTCCTGTATAAGTAGTTGCAGTAATAGAAGAGAGTGCCACGGCAGATAATAATGTTCCTGGCGTTTCAAGCACCAGCACAATGCTGTCGCCGGCGGCGTATGTATTCGGGAACTGCAGGAGTTGACCGGAGAAGGCAGCCACGCCTACCCCAGCGAAGATGGTAGATGCAGAACTGGTATCGGTATCCACTGCAAGCGCGGGATCATTTACACCGCAAAGCAGACACACGCCGCTGAGGATCGGGCTCACCTGTTGTGTTGCAAAACTACAAGGCACATTGTTCTGCACGTTTACATTGGCAGTCACCTGTGTGCGGGTAAGGCTGCGGCATCCCTGGTTGGATACTGCTTCGACATAATAACGGGTGGTCAGGAATAAGCCTGGTGTAGTAAAGGTTGTTCCGGTAAATAACGCAGTACCGCCGGTTGCCTGGCTGTACCATGTATAAGTAGCGGAAGGATCCGGACTTTGAACAGTGAACGATGCTGTTTGTCCTGCAGGTATAGTAACGTTCGCAGTTGTTACAGTCGGTGCAGCCGGAGTCGGATTGACAGTAGCAGTTACCGGCACACGGCTAGTGCTGGCGCAACCGGTGGAGGTCAGTGAAGCCTCTGCGTAGTACACGGTTGTACTCGTAAGCGCGGGCGAAGTAAAGGATGTTCCCGTACCGACTTCTGTACCACCAGAAGGCACCGTATACCATTTATAAACAACACCAGGTACCGGGGTCGACACTGTAAAAGTAGCCGTTTGTCCACCGCAAATCACCTGGTTGGCCACGGCGATTACCGGCGTGGCTGGAAGTGGATTTACGTTTACCGTGATGGCAGACCGCGTTGTATTTGTACAATTATCAAGCGACACCTGTGCATAATAGGTGGTTGTTGCAGAAGGCGAAACTGTAAGCGAAGTACCCTGTGGATTGCCTGGCGTAGGCAGCAATGTGCCGCCGGTAGGCGCATCGTACCAGGAGATTACCGCACCTGGTGTAGGCGTAGTAGCCTGTAAGGTTACAGGACTGCCACTACAGGTAGAAATGCTACTGCCTGTCGTAATGGTAGGCGGATTTAGTATTACCCGGTTGTGGTAGGCGTAGTATAGGCGGAAATTGGTTAGGGCCCCTACCAAACCACCGTTAAGCGTAATACGCACACGGTCAAAGTTTTGCGTGGGACGTAATACGATTTCCCCGCGCTGACTGCCTGCCAGCAGGCGAAGCAGTGCGGTGGAGCCGGTGAACGTTTCAACAACGTTGGTATTGTCACCATTATAAGTGGTAACTGTTACACCACCCAGCAGATTGGCAGCCAACACGTCGTTGGAACTGCCGATGCCGATCACCAGCGAGTCGCAGCCCGCATTGGGATTGGCACCCGGGAACAATAACGTTTCGTAAACAGATGAAGCGAGGCCTACCGTTACATTGAACTGCGCATAATCATCCAGGTTGGCGCTGCCTACGGCATTGCCGGGATTATCGACACCACATAGGAGGCAAAGTAAACCACCGACGCCGGTCGACTGATTATTAGCATACACGCGTTGAGAATAAGCGTCGCCGGCCGGCAGCATAGCCAGCAGCAAACAGCTCATAACGACAGTAAATACGCGCCAAAGGCTTTTAGGAGTAGCTTTTGAACTCATAGCGAACAATGGTTAAAAAATATAAATGAACAGATATACTGCAGCCACCGGTTGGGGCAACTGTAGCGATGAAGGGTAGTAGGGAAGAATAATGGATCTCACATTCGGTTTCAGATGTCTTCCAGCAACACGCCTACACGAAAGTAGGCTGCATATTGTGTTCAGTAAGTGTTCTTTCTCGTTCATTTAGCGACCACCCTGAACGCGTCGTTCAGTTTTGTTCATTCTGTTCATTTTTGTTCATTCATGCAAATTTTTTATTCATTTTCCGTTCATCCCAATCACCCCGATGATCAATTTTTGCGTCTTTATATTGAGTAAGCAACTATTACACTACTGTTCAAAACTGAATCGCATGAAATCTAATTTAATTCTGAAGACGCCCCACTGGCTCGCAAAGCACTGATTAACAAACAAAAACAACTTACCAGAATAGCAAAACTATCATCCGAAGAATAATCTCTCATACCAGTTTCACAACTGTTAGTATGTTTTTACAGAACCTAAAAAACACGATTGAAGATTGTGTGTATTTTACTTATGAAGAAAAACGTGTCCTACTCTGAAAAAACTGAAAATCCGTGGTGCTACATTAGCCGTACATATGACTTTATAGCCCTGATTGCCGAATCCAATTGTGAAATCCATTAATTGTCCCCGTATGATTGATCTGTCGTATGATTTCATCGTAACGCTGCAAAACGAAGTTCTTCGCCGATTTGGTGTCAATCAGTTAATTCCGGGCCACTGTAAACCTTTATCAGAGGCCATTCTTGAGGTTACCGGAAAACTGATCAGTGAAACTACTTTAAAACGCTTCTTCGGATTTGCCATCGCACAACATAGCTTTTCACGTTTCACACTCAATGTATTGGCGCAATATTGCCAGTACAAAGACTGGGACGATTTTCAGGCACATTACTATCGCCGCACGGCCTCTACCGACACAAGTGAACACCCTGCCAGCCAGGAAAAATGGATCGAGATCCGCGCAAAAGCGAATGCTGTTTCCCACTACACATTACTTACATTAAAGAACCGGTCAGGCATTCCGTTCCTGAGTACGGTACCAAGACAGTATTGCCTGTCCCACACCGAACGCTTCCTCGAAAGCGATTGCGTTGCCTCGGTCTTTATTGCTCCGTCTGGCTGGGGTAAATCATTGGCCCTCGTGCATACCGCCGAACACTTTTGGCTCGGAAAAGACGCACTCTATAAAAAAGATATCTGCTGGTTCATTCACGCACACGCGGCAGGCAACCTGCTACTGAAAGGCTTTTCACTGGCCTCCTGGCTCGATAACCAACTACACCTCAACCAGGGCGAAACATTCCGGGATTATTTTGAACAATACTTTGGTGAAAAAGGAGGCAGACTTATTCTAATTATTGATGGGTTTGATGAGATCGCGCTTGGAGCCGATAAACTAAAACTGCTGTATACAAAACTGGAAGACTTCGTTTACGCCAACGGATTACACCGCTGGCTAAAAGTGATACTCAGTATTCGCTCCAGCACCTGGGGTGAAGTATTTCAACAGGCGCAACAATACCCGGCGTTTCGCAGGTATTGGTACCTGGGACAGGAGATGGACGAGGAATGTAATATTAATATACCACAGTTAACTGAACAGGATGTAAAAACTGTACTCTATAATTGTAAGTTCGAACCTGCTACTGTACGTACCTTCAGCGACGGATTCCTGCAAAAGCTGAAACACCCTTATTATTTGCAACTGTTCTGTCAGCTGAACGATTCGCCGGAACAAACGTTCATCGACGAAAACTTAAGCCTGTTCGAGATCACATCACGGTTTATACAAAACAGGGTGTTCAACTCTTCGAGCAACAGCTTCAAAATACAGATCATTTATAAGCTGCTCGACCTGCTGGATATGGGCCGTAACGGGCAGTATGCAGATAAGAGTGTATTGCTGAACAAAAACGCAGAACTGTTCCCGGCGTACAAAGAACTAATTGCCGATAATATATTGGTAGAAGAGAACCTGAGCCAGGAGATCATGTTTCATGTGAAGGTTCGGTTTGCGCACAACTTCCTGCTTGAGTACTTCACGGCCATGCATTTCATTCTTGAGAACAACATGCAGATCTCGGAGGAAATGTTGCAGAAGGTGGTAAACTACTTCCCGCAGTCACCCTTCCGTATTGCCGTGTTTAAGTGGCTGCTTCGTTATGCGATTACACAACAGAACGTTGTCGCCATCCAGCAAATATTTGTGCTTCCACTGATGGTCGTAGAAAAAGCGAACCTGCTCGAATATCTCGTATTGCATTATCAACATGAAGATAATAAGCATACGATGTTGAAGAACATTTTTCCGCCGGAGTATTTCCGCAAACACCCGATCAGTTCCTTTATCAGCGACGACTTTGTACACTTTAAAAAACGCAAAGTGTTGAACTCTCTGATGGGACTGGCAGAAGCGTCGGACGACAAGTTAAAGATCAAGAGTAACCTGTTCGTCATGGCGCTGATACAGCTGGATGCAGAGCAGTGTGAAATTGAACTGAATAACATCAAAAAGATATGCTCGGCCGAACCGACCATGAGTGAACAGTGGATTACGCCTTACGAGGCCTTTCTGTTCATTTATGAGTACCTGAAGTTCGGCATCCGTAATAAAGAGATTGAAGACAAAGTATATAGCTATGCGCGTAAGTGGAGCTTCGCCGCCGGCAAACCCTTTACCGTGCCGGATGAGATCGTGTACCGGGCCATGTGTTATATCTTTTTGATTTTGGGAGATGATGCGCAGATGTTGCACTTTACGCAACGGTTGTTTCAACACTACCCGTCTATCCTGTTCTCTAAAACCGATCCGTTCCGCCTCATGATGCTGTGCTGGAAAGCGCAGGCGCACCTTAATACAGGCAACCTGGATGCAGCGAAACGCATCAGCTCACATGTTGAAAAAATCCTGAAGCAATACTACTCGGCCGACTTCTTTAACGCTAAGCTGGTCGACATCCTGCACAAGATTATTTATGCAGAGATTTGTTTCCAGGAAAAAGATTATAGTAAAGCCATCCGTATTTCGGAAATGGCAATGGACAGTGCGCAACGACTCGACTTCAAATTGTTTTCGCTGAAAAACTTTGCCACGCTGCACAAAATTTACCAGCAGCTGGAAATGGAAAAACAAAAGCGCGATGCCCTGCAAAAAGTGGAGATCATTCGAGAGGGTACCACCTTTAAACAGGCGGTAGTGTACCTGGTTGGTATAGCCTGATAGCTTGTTGTAATCCTTATAAATGCACGCTCCCCGCTCCTGAAAGGACGGGGAGTTTTTTTAAGCGGGCCCGGCGGATAAGGTGTTCATAATGAAGCAGGAACGCCTTTTACGGTTAATCCAACGTCAGTTATAAATTAATTACTTTTGATTAGTATCCATTTTCTGGCATAATTTTAAGGTTTTAAAGGGCCATGGCGATTGACGAAAGGAAATATAGCACCATACAAATGTTCCTGCTCAACTTGTTGAGCCTCCTCACTTTATTACCCCTGGCACCCTTTATTAACAGGTTTCTTCCGCCGATTTCGCTGGGCGCGTTGCACATCGACCTGTTCCTGTCTATACTCCTCGCATTCCTGTTCACCCGGCTACTGTTGTGGATCTTTAAACCTTTGATCATACCGGCTTTCGTGCTGGTAATGACGGTACTGATCATTAACCTGTTCCGCGACAGCTATACGTTTACACATGTGCTGAACGACTATAAAGGCATGGTGCAGGGCAACTGGGGTTCGCGCGATAACAAGGCGAGCGACATCCTCAGCTTTTACCCGCGCAAAGTGGAGACTTACCGCGACAAAACGGTGAAAGGCATCCGCGCTAAGATGACTTATAAAGATTCGGTGGTGAGAAACTTTGCGGTACAGCACTCGCTCGATTACTTTGACGACTATTTTCCAAAGTATGGCAAGATCGTGCGGTACCTGTCCGTTTACAAATACATCCGGCTGAACTTCAAGTATGTGAATGACGTGCTGCGCGATGAATACTTTGCTACGCCGCAGGAAACCATCCAGAACGGTATGGGAGGCGATTGCGACGACCATTCGATCCTCATGGCCTCCTGCCTGGAAGCGATCGGCGCACGGTGCAGGGTGGTGTTGATACAGGGGCACGCCTATCCCGAGTTATACTGTGGCAATAAAGAAAACTTTGAACTGATCAAACAAGCGATCGTACACTTGTTTCCCCATCCCCCGGTAAAAGAAATTAACTACCACGAATCAAAGGGTGAATACTGGATCAACCTGGATTATAGTGCCATGAACCCAGGTGGGCCTTACCTCAACGACAAAGTATACGCTTTGATCGAAACCAATTAATCTACGACTTTATGGATGATGATCTCCACCCGCCGGTTTTGCTGCCGGCCTTCGGACGTCGTATTGGTGGCCACAGGACGTTTTTCACCTTCGCCGGCGATGTACCGCACCTTATCTGCATATCCTTTCATACCCATAAACGTGGCGACCGTACTGGCACGGCGGCGCGATAAATCCTCGTTATAGGCATCCGTTCCGTTATTATC
This genomic interval from Chitinophaga horti contains the following:
- a CDS encoding PorP/SprF family type IX secretion system membrane protein; the encoded protein is MRRVSIFVMLTVAACLPKLASAQVDPHFAQYYAYPLWLNPSLAGIIDGDYRITVNHRTQGTNIGHPYSTTAVSFDAATEKNIGVGITALNMAAGEAGYNYFNGMASVSYSGIKFGREGSQRLVFGLQAGLINRRVDQTKFQMGSQYNPVSGFDPSIPSGETLKATSSTVFDASAGALYFDGDPQHMFNPFAGVAVARLTQPEDPFVAEDENTHKLPMRYLIHGGTRIKITDMIGVTPHLLYMRQGNAEETVGGAYMQVKINPECDIMGGFNYRLKDAIVPFAGFQYKGITLGLSYDVNASSYRRFTNTNNAFELSLSFIGRKRRILQPEYFICPRL